TCGACAAGTGGGCAGCAGAAACCCTgagagcagagcctctctaaaactcagCAGCGAGTGAGCAATTATTTCTCGTCGaattaagaaaggctctgctggcagggtgggcggcagacgactcgttaagaaattgtatcaggcttACTTTTTCGCCCCCTCTCTAAAAAAggagtacgcctgatcgcaggttaggtaACAGTCAGCTATTTCTTTCAGGAGAAAAAAGGTCTTGCTTCTAATTATATTCGCCACACCACAGCACACAAAAGTCAAAAATAAAACGTATACAGAGGCGAGAAACGAGATGGATATTAAAGGAAAGACTGCGAGAGTCCTCATACAAGGAACGTTTAATACTGTGGTCGTATAATGTTAACTTATGGAATAGTATCTGTACAGTGGCTCCTCCAAATGGCTTGTCCAATTCCACATTTAAGAGTTTCTTAGTAAGTCATTACTTTTCACCTGTCAATCACGTTTTTGACGTTGATTATTACACACGTGGTCCATTATAAGAGACTGCCCTTGATAAGGCTTAGAGATTTTTTATAACTATCttcttacatttttttccaaattcttAGTGGGAGATGCCTCGCATGGGTACTCACGTCTCGTTCGCACCTCTCTTTTGGTTTGCTACCTGAatgtttgtatttcttttttctcttttgtttcgtAATTTTGTAGTCAATCCAATGAagttgttacaaaaaaaaacaaaaaacaaaaaaaaacaaaacaaaaaaaaaaacaaaacaaaaacaaaatgaaataaaatgaaataaaataaataggatGATGAGAAGCAATGAGAGCATGACGATGTAAATTTCATTAATTATATCTCTCTGACATCGCTGATCATCACCCTTCCGTTTTGTATTTTAGCTTCTTGTCGTTCCATGCCCTAGCGCGTGCTTCCAGGCAGTCCCGCGTCTCTCGCTTAGCTAAAAGGAAACGGAATACTTATATCCATGTCATTTCATTGTCTATTGAGCTTCGCCTTCTATAAGCAGGATTACCGCAACAATGGAAACATTTTTCTGCAACAGTGTATGAGTTCTTTAACGCcatatttcttccttttttttttttaatgacaaatttacttttccttttaatCATGCGAATTCGTGGCAGCCTTCATGATTTTTTAACCATTTGCTTCCAATTCTGCTCTTCAGACTTCTAAAAGTCCCGAGTCGTATACATTAACCGGAAGGGAGATAGCTGTTACATTTTTAAGTGGTCCTTCAAGGAGATTTCCCTGGCATGACTGCGGCAAACAGAGAATTCAGATAATTTGTGGTTTGTTTTTATTAGACAGTTTAAACCCAAATCAAAAACCCCGAACAAACACCCTCAGGTTACAAGTGAATTAAGACTAAAAAAGGGGAACCTTAGCATTGAAACTGCTTGCCCATTTAACAACATTGGTTGTACGGATTACAAGTTACAGTAGTTGTTCTGGAGAAATCACAAGTGGCTTTCCGTCGCTCAGCTTGACTGACTTGAATGGGCAACCATCCTTTGTTTTAAATGCAGGACATTTGCCGACTTTCTCCTCTTCCTTTTTGGACTCTGAATGAAAAGCCTTCAACGCATCTAGCAGCGCTTTATACGCTACGCCCTCATGGTGCGATGCTGGGACCTTGGAAAATTCTGCGATACATTCTTTGATGGTCTTGGCATTTTTGAAGGGGCACACATCTTTCTGAAACGCGGGGCACCTTTTCACTTCGTCAATGAAAGGCTGTTTTGATAACTTGATGTAAGGGCAGCCACCATCCTTGAATGTGGGGGTACCTTTGATAGGTTTGTTCTCGAAAACACTCTgaaagaataatatttgtaaatgaTTCATCAAATCTTAGCAAAAACTCAATACCCACTTGACCCCATTGCTTCTTACAACTGGATTACTGAACCCGATAAACATAAGACGACAATCGAGCAATATTAAATGGTAATAAAGGTTTAACACCAAATGGTCTGAAAAACCTTGAACATTAACCAATAAAAAACTAAAATGATCAGGGACTAATCCTTCAAGTTTGCAACAAAGAATTCTCACGCGTATATTTGTTACGACTGTCGAGGAACGGTTTATATCGTTTTAACTTTGAGAGAAAACCCCTATTGAAGAAAAAACGGGTGTTTTGCGGCATTCAGAGGGCATGAAACGAGTAAGGGTAGTGTTACAAGGCAACTTCGAATCCATGAACACTACTGGTTGCATTTGTCTTCAGTAGTCGAACTCTTCAAcagctttttttctttgatttgtaTTATTCAACGGAGCTCACAGCGGTGACAGATATCTCTGTGCGGTCATTTTGCAATTGACTGCTCAGATAGCGTCTGGATTTTTCGCCGGTTTTATCAGTGAAACCATTATGTAACACTCTATTTTAAGAGCAAAGAGAACATAGAAAACAATGCGCAAAAGAAATGCGGTTTGCATGTTGTATTTCATTTCGTGGTTGGTGGAACGTGAAATCAGCCGCTTTTTCTTAAGTCTCAAACCGTAGCTCTTCTATAAATACATGTTATTCTTTCTGGACTTAAATAGCATGCCAAAGGCATTTTAttcacaaagaaatgaaagcGAGGTACTCATTTCAGTTATCAGTCGGGGTTCATGGTTTGGTTGAAAAGATTACGTAATCACCCAAAATCcttgaaaaatgaatttttagctGTATAACCAGAATTGTAAATGTTTCTTAACATAATTTGTCAACGAATGGAGGTACAAAAATCTCAATAGAACTCAGTTCACTTGTACTTGTTGTTTTCCCAGTACAAATCATTTAGCGATACCATTATCGgctcaaaaaatatttgattccATTTTACTAAAAGAAATACTTGCGGCATTTAAAAATGTCAGACTTCAGTTTAAAAGGAAGTACACTCTTAAAGGCAGTTACTTGATCTGCGTTGGGAAAACGAAATAATGCAAAACGAACAATTGATACTGATAATAATAGTCGAACTGGTATtcggttgttttgtttttgtttgtttgttttttaactgCCCACGTTTTGAattgaaaaagtcaaaatttgccGTTATGCAACCGCAATTTCAAGCACCGCCGGTTTCTAAAAAAAGAATGGCTAGGCGGTACGTCTAAGGAATTTAACTGGTATAGAGAAAGACTTTATTTTTACCCTGTGCGACTCGCGCTCAAAGGATAAGAGGACGAAGCGTGCAAATTGTTTTTTAATCCCGCACGGTGCGATATACGCATCCGAAGAGCTCTTAGGCATCGCTCCATTGCTTATTTGGTTATTCGCATACAACATGC
The Montipora capricornis isolate CH-2021 chromosome 10, ASM3666992v2, whole genome shotgun sequence genome window above contains:
- the LOC138020044 gene encoding uncharacterized protein → MAGTMSVFENKPIKGTPTFKDGGCPYIKLSKQPFIDEVKRCPAFQKDVCPFKNAKTIKECIAEFSKVPASHHEGVAYKALLDALKAFHSESKKEEEKVGKCPAFKTKDGCPFKSVKLSDGKPLVISPEQLL